The following proteins come from a genomic window of Limosilactobacillus reuteri:
- a CDS encoding methyltransferase domain-containing protein — protein MIVVIGIVIVIVVGIIGWLIWQRQQVWKKISTDLSICGDVQILDMSIGNGKTFINLAKQLTAPGKIMGIVKNEKQAQQVKELIKEEAVADRVKVELTDNTNLPFTDHQFDYVLISNLQQVKPAITQGRVLQEAIRVLTFKGTIVITATTVQRYRQLLEYYRFKDIKVKQIGGQRVMIARRN, from the coding sequence TTGATAGTCGTGATTGGGATCGTAATTGTTATAGTTGTTGGAATTATTGGATGGTTGATCTGGCAAAGGCAACAGGTCTGGAAAAAGATAAGTACTGATTTATCGATATGCGGGGATGTTCAAATCCTTGACATGAGCATCGGTAATGGAAAAACGTTTATTAACCTTGCCAAGCAATTGACTGCTCCCGGCAAAATTATGGGAATAGTTAAAAATGAAAAGCAGGCACAGCAAGTAAAAGAGCTGATCAAAGAAGAGGCAGTGGCTGATCGCGTGAAAGTAGAATTGACTGATAACACTAATTTGCCTTTCACGGATCATCAGTTTGACTATGTTCTGATTAGTAATTTGCAGCAGGTGAAACCGGCAATTACGCAAGGACGTGTTTTGCAAGAAGCGATAAGGGTTCTCACTTTTAAGGGAACCATCGTGATTACTGCTACTACTGTACAACGCTATCGTCAACTACTGGAATATTATCGGTTTAAAGACATTAAAGTTAAACAAATAGGTGGACAGCGCGTGATGATTGCGCGACGAAACTAA
- a CDS encoding TrkA family potassium uptake protein, whose protein sequence is MAKKESYAVIGIGQFGASICEALVQAGQEVLAIDSSEEVVNEFAGSVMRAVIADAQDEDALRDLDIGSFDHVYISIGKNVEASIMATLIAKELGAPDVICRAENVNHARVLERIGADMVVRPEHDLAKRLIFQQLNPSVVDYVTLSKEITLAEVNINNPKFFNKTLDELDFRNRYNVNVIIIVSKDDEVNQMPQANDVIQPRDKITVVGQLKDIRKLNDIVS, encoded by the coding sequence TTGGCTAAAAAAGAAAGTTATGCTGTTATTGGAATTGGACAATTTGGGGCCTCAATATGTGAAGCTTTAGTTCAAGCAGGCCAAGAAGTATTGGCGATTGATTCTAGTGAAGAAGTGGTAAATGAATTTGCGGGGTCAGTTATGCGGGCGGTAATTGCGGATGCGCAAGATGAGGATGCTCTGCGTGACCTTGACATCGGTAGTTTTGACCATGTTTATATTTCGATCGGAAAAAATGTTGAAGCAAGTATCATGGCCACGCTAATCGCTAAAGAACTTGGGGCGCCAGATGTAATCTGTCGGGCTGAAAATGTTAATCATGCGCGCGTTTTAGAACGAATTGGCGCAGATATGGTTGTTCGTCCAGAGCATGATTTAGCTAAGCGGCTTATTTTTCAACAACTAAATCCAAGCGTCGTCGATTATGTTACCTTGAGTAAGGAAATAACATTGGCGGAAGTAAATATTAATAATCCAAAGTTCTTTAATAAGACCTTAGACGAACTGGATTTTCGTAATCGTTATAATGTCAATGTGATTATCATTGTTAGTAAGGATGATGAAGTTAATCAAATGCCGCAAGCTAATGACGTTATTCAACCGCGCGATAAAATCACAGTTGTTGGGCAGTTAAAGGATATTCGGAAGCTAAACGATATTGTTAGTTAA
- a CDS encoding potassium transporter TrkG: MIEINKHKYTFPKILTFGFLIVIFMGTILLSLPFATRPGETTNFMTAFFTSTSATCVTGLTLVSTAHHWTLFGQIVIAILMEVGGLGFMTFAVMMSLLVRQRMRMSTRLLTQEALNLDHLSQLNVVYLIIRLSLLIQLAGGIFLFFDFYPRYGLGKGIWFSIFHSISAFCNAGFDLFDNSMANYANDPYMLCVLAVLIVAGSLGFLVWKDILNYPKYHRLSLHTQLALRTGAVLFIVSVVVYFITEKNLAQLSDKLSFSNRILNTIFMAITPRTAGLITFPYTDLSAAGLAFTVILMFIGGTPGSTAGGVKTTTIGLLTIQSFATLRGQRDTTFTHRRFTQENIYRALTLLFVALFILLVSILVLAETQDLPERDSLAYVTFEAVAAFGTTGISLGITINLNLLGQLIIMFLMFVGRVGIYTVMFSILNASTAAKNYRYPEESVLIG; the protein is encoded by the coding sequence GTGATTGAAATAAATAAACATAAATATACATTTCCCAAAATCCTAACATTTGGGTTCTTGATTGTGATTTTTATGGGAACAATCTTGCTTTCCTTGCCGTTTGCGACACGACCAGGAGAAACGACAAATTTTATGACTGCTTTCTTCACTTCAACGAGTGCAACCTGCGTAACTGGATTAACTCTTGTTAGTACAGCTCATCATTGGACATTATTTGGTCAGATTGTAATTGCAATCTTGATGGAAGTAGGTGGATTGGGGTTTATGACATTCGCAGTTATGATGTCACTTTTGGTGCGGCAGCGAATGAGGATGTCGACACGATTGCTAACCCAAGAAGCACTTAATCTTGACCACTTATCTCAATTGAACGTGGTTTACCTTATCATTCGGCTTTCATTACTTATCCAATTAGCGGGTGGAATATTTTTATTTTTTGACTTTTATCCGCGTTACGGACTTGGCAAGGGAATATGGTTTAGTATTTTTCACTCAATCTCAGCCTTTTGTAATGCCGGCTTTGACTTGTTTGATAATAGTATGGCAAATTATGCTAATGACCCTTATATGCTATGCGTACTCGCTGTTTTGATTGTTGCCGGTTCATTAGGATTTTTAGTATGGAAAGATATCCTCAATTATCCTAAATATCACCGACTATCCTTGCATACTCAGTTAGCGTTACGTACTGGAGCAGTCCTCTTTATTGTTTCCGTGGTTGTTTACTTTATTACCGAGAAGAACTTAGCGCAATTAAGTGACAAATTAAGTTTTTCCAACCGGATTCTTAATACTATTTTTATGGCAATCACTCCACGAACTGCTGGTTTAATTACTTTTCCTTATACTGATTTAAGCGCTGCCGGCCTCGCGTTTACTGTTATTTTGATGTTTATCGGAGGAACGCCGGGGTCAACTGCTGGGGGTGTTAAAACCACAACAATCGGTCTATTGACGATTCAGAGTTTTGCAACCCTGCGTGGTCAACGGGATACGACTTTTACCCATCGCCGTTTTACCCAGGAAAATATTTATCGGGCATTGACATTATTATTTGTTGCTTTGTTTATCTTGCTTGTATCAATTTTAGTCCTTGCTGAAACACAGGATTTGCCAGAACGTGATTCGTTAGCGTATGTTACTTTTGAGGCGGTGGCAGCTTTTGGTACTACGGGGATTTCATTAGGGATTACAATTAACCTTAACCTGTTAGGGCAACTGATTATTATGTTTTTGATGTTTGTTGGCCGGGTCGGAATTTATACTGTAATGTTCTCAATCCTAAATGCAAGTACAGCAGCGAAGAATTATCGTTATCCAGAGGAGAGTGTGTTAATTGGCTAA
- a CDS encoding oleate hydratase: MYYSNGNYEAFARPRKPAGVDKKHAYIVGAGLAGLSAAVFLIRDAQMPGENIHIFEELPIAGGSLDGQDRPDVGFVTRGGREMENHFECMWDMYRSIPSLEIPGASYLDEYYWLDKDDPNSSNCRLTYKRGNEVPTDGKYLLGKSTKELMKLILTPEDQLGDLMIGDYFSEDFFKSNFWIYWSTMFAFEKWHSLAEMRRYAMRFIHHIDGLPDFTALKFNKYNQYESMTKPLLAYLKDHGVKFEYDTQVQNVLVDTKNGEKHAKKIILKQGSEDKTINLTDDDLVFVTNGSITESSNYGSHHQVAHPTRALGGSWNLWKNLAKQSPAFGQPDVFCKNIPNRSWFISATATVKNPQIEPYIERLTKRDLHDGKVNTGGIITVTDSNWMMSWTIHRQPHFKSQKPNETIVWIYGLYSDTEGNYIKKRIVDCTGEEITKEWLYHLGVPEALIDDLAKEESVNTVPVYMPFVTSYFMPRVKGDRPDVVPKGSANLAFIGNFAESPTRDTVFTTEYSVRTAMEAVYSLLNVDRGVPEVFNSIYDIRELMRAMYYMNDKKPLEEMDLPIPKIVEKPLLKEIKKNWIGELMEEQHLL, encoded by the coding sequence ATGTACTATTCAAACGGAAATTATGAAGCATTTGCTCGTCCCCGTAAGCCGGCGGGAGTGGATAAAAAACATGCTTACATTGTTGGCGCTGGTTTAGCAGGTCTTTCTGCGGCTGTCTTCCTAATTCGTGACGCACAAATGCCAGGCGAAAACATCCATATTTTTGAAGAGTTACCAATCGCTGGTGGTTCCTTAGATGGTCAAGATCGCCCCGATGTTGGCTTTGTCACTCGTGGTGGCCGTGAGATGGAAAACCACTTTGAATGTATGTGGGATATGTATCGTTCAATTCCATCCTTGGAAATCCCTGGTGCATCTTATCTTGACGAATATTATTGGCTAGATAAGGATGATCCAAATAGTTCAAATTGTCGCCTAACTTATAAACGGGGAAATGAGGTTCCAACTGACGGCAAATACCTTCTCGGTAAGTCAACTAAGGAATTGATGAAACTGATACTTACACCTGAAGACCAGCTCGGCGACTTAATGATCGGTGATTACTTCTCTGAGGACTTCTTCAAGAGTAACTTCTGGATTTATTGGTCAACCATGTTTGCTTTTGAGAAGTGGCATTCGTTAGCAGAAATGCGGCGGTACGCAATGCGATTTATCCACCACATTGACGGTTTGCCTGACTTTACTGCTCTTAAATTCAATAAGTACAACCAGTATGAATCAATGACCAAACCATTGCTTGCATACCTTAAAGATCATGGTGTTAAGTTTGAATACGATACACAGGTCCAAAACGTCCTAGTTGATACCAAGAATGGTGAAAAGCACGCTAAAAAGATTATTCTTAAGCAAGGCAGCGAAGATAAAACCATCAACTTAACTGACGATGATCTGGTATTTGTTACTAATGGTTCAATCACGGAAAGTTCAAATTATGGGAGTCATCACCAGGTAGCACACCCAACTCGAGCTCTTGGCGGCAGCTGGAATTTATGGAAAAACCTTGCTAAACAATCGCCAGCATTCGGTCAACCGGATGTCTTTTGTAAAAACATTCCTAACCGCAGTTGGTTCATTTCTGCAACTGCGACCGTTAAGAATCCACAAATTGAACCGTACATTGAACGACTAACTAAGCGTGACCTGCATGATGGAAAGGTAAACACTGGTGGAATTATCACCGTCACTGATTCTAATTGGATGATGAGTTGGACTATCCACCGGCAGCCTCATTTTAAGAGTCAAAAGCCAAATGAAACCATTGTGTGGATCTATGGTCTCTATTCTGACACAGAAGGTAATTATATCAAGAAACGAATTGTTGATTGTACTGGGGAAGAAATTACTAAAGAATGGCTCTACCATCTCGGTGTTCCAGAAGCTTTAATTGACGATTTAGCAAAAGAAGAATCGGTTAACACCGTCCCTGTTTATATGCCATTCGTTACTAGCTACTTCATGCCGCGAGTAAAGGGTGATCGTCCTGATGTTGTTCCTAAAGGGTCAGCTAACTTAGCCTTCATTGGTAACTTTGCCGAATCGCCAACTCGGGATACCGTCTTTACAACTGAATATTCAGTCCGGACGGCAATGGAAGCCGTTTATAGTCTCCTCAACGTTGATCGCGGGGTACCAGAAGTCTTTAATTCGATCTATGATATTCGCGAATTGATGCGGGCAATGTACTATATGAACGATAAAAAGCCGCTTGAAGAAATGGATCTTCCAATTCCAAAGATTGTTGAGAAACCACTGCTCAAGGAAATCAAGAAGAACTGGATTGGCGAATTAATGGAAGAACAACATTTACTTTAA
- a CDS encoding NADPH-dependent oxidoreductase has protein sequence MTNETIKHQLNHRTIRAFKPTTLSTEQLNTLYSVASHTPTSMFMQQMSIMHITDPDKRAAIREISKQPYVGANGDLFILLVDLYRNQQIRQQKGKDDGRLHTADIFFQGLDDAIMAAQNMITAAESMGLGVVPLGSIKNDPQKIIEVLNLPKMTFPVLGLQIGIPDQEPQLKPRLPLKFIAFDNDYPKEIKLSDLSDYDQEVTTYYDLRDANRRIDSFTNQIAGAKLDRHYTKRDEIMKVLHRQGLCTDEGID, from the coding sequence ATGACCAATGAAACGATTAAGCACCAATTAAACCATCGTACAATTCGTGCCTTTAAGCCCACAACTCTTTCAACAGAACAATTGAATACTCTTTACTCTGTTGCTAGTCATACGCCAACCAGTATGTTTATGCAGCAGATGTCAATTATGCACATTACTGATCCAGATAAACGGGCCGCAATCAGAGAAATTAGTAAGCAACCGTATGTCGGCGCAAACGGTGACCTGTTCATTTTGTTAGTTGACCTTTATCGTAACCAACAAATACGACAGCAAAAGGGCAAGGATGATGGCCGTTTACATACCGCTGATATTTTCTTCCAAGGCCTTGATGATGCAATCATGGCTGCCCAAAACATGATTACTGCTGCCGAGAGTATGGGCCTCGGCGTCGTTCCCCTCGGTTCAATAAAAAATGATCCGCAAAAAATCATCGAAGTCCTTAATCTCCCTAAAATGACCTTCCCAGTTTTAGGCTTACAAATCGGTATACCTGACCAAGAACCTCAACTAAAGCCCCGCCTTCCATTAAAATTTATCGCATTTGATAATGACTATCCAAAAGAGATCAAGCTCAGTGACTTAAGCGATTATGATCAAGAAGTTACTACCTACTATGACCTTCGTGATGCCAACCGACGAATTGATTCCTTCACCAACCAGATTGCGGGGGCTAAACTCGATCGCCACTATACCAAGCGCGATGAAATTATGAAGGTGTTACACCGACAAGGTCTTTGCACTGATGAAGGAATTGATTAG
- a CDS encoding glycosyl hydrolase family 8, whose protein sequence is MKRPVYIWLLTLVVAVIYIATLAFVRIKNPEHIQYEAYRRWQETYLVRKNNKQTYVNTSNDQKHPVALSEGQGYGLQVVSRAAEKGWASENDFDKLLNYYLAHRDYIGEHHDQLTYLMSWRQSYNKKGQWVNDHNSATDGDLYIAAALHRAAKVWPRKAPYYHKLEQHIATDILKYEYNPTTHMLTVGDWVTKDSKFYYLLRTSDVMPTVFDHLYDCTYDSRWQMIKNNMLDRLNALSKQHQTGLVPDFAWARLGSTKPVGPNTVAGKYDGDYSANACRVPMMLAKSNDPRAQKILNKMMRFFSEQYYITAGYSLNGHRLVKYQSNSFSAPIFYAVSCNRNEGYDNLFASQKHIFSKPLTEKNYYDATLTTLVALEGMN, encoded by the coding sequence ATGAAACGTCCAGTATATATTTGGCTTCTTACGCTCGTTGTTGCAGTTATTTATATTGCAACGCTCGCGTTTGTAAGAATAAAGAATCCTGAACATATTCAATACGAAGCTTATCGGCGGTGGCAGGAGACATATTTGGTCCGCAAAAATAATAAGCAAACGTATGTTAATACCAGCAACGACCAAAAACATCCTGTTGCATTATCAGAAGGTCAAGGTTATGGACTGCAAGTAGTATCTCGCGCTGCTGAAAAAGGCTGGGCAAGTGAAAATGACTTCGATAAGTTGCTTAACTATTACCTTGCACATCGCGATTATATTGGTGAACACCATGACCAGCTAACTTACTTAATGTCCTGGCGTCAGTCTTATAATAAAAAGGGGCAATGGGTCAATGATCATAATAGTGCGACTGATGGTGATCTTTACATCGCTGCGGCTCTTCACCGGGCTGCAAAAGTTTGGCCGCGAAAGGCACCTTATTATCATAAGCTAGAACAACATATTGCCACTGATATCTTAAAATATGAATATAACCCAACCACGCACATGTTAACAGTGGGTGATTGGGTTACGAAGGATTCTAAGTTTTATTATTTATTGCGAACCTCAGATGTAATGCCGACAGTTTTTGATCATTTATACGATTGTACCTACGATTCAAGGTGGCAGATGATCAAAAATAATATGCTTGACCGGCTGAATGCATTAAGTAAACAGCACCAAACAGGACTAGTACCTGACTTTGCCTGGGCTCGGCTAGGGAGTACTAAGCCAGTGGGGCCGAATACGGTTGCTGGAAAATATGATGGAGACTATAGTGCCAATGCTTGTCGGGTTCCAATGATGTTGGCAAAAAGCAATGATCCACGAGCCCAGAAGATATTAAATAAAATGATGAGGTTCTTCAGTGAACAGTATTATATTACAGCCGGTTATTCATTAAACGGTCACCGGCTGGTTAAGTATCAATCAAATAGTTTCAGTGCGCCGATTTTTTATGCGGTCAGCTGCAATCGTAATGAAGGGTATGATAATCTGTTTGCTAGTCAGAAACATATCTTCAGTAAACCCTTAACAGAGAAAAATTATTATGATGCGACCTTAACGACATTAGTTGCTCTTGAGGGGATGAACTAA
- a CDS encoding glycosyltransferase, with protein sequence MTEFVMIVTLISIWSSLLMSSITLGGAVHFWLEHSRKIVDIVPLKRYPLITIVVPAHNEAVVIAQTTQAILELNYPADKVELLIFADNCNDQTAQRARTVLQLPKYEKRKAKVIERHGSGGKAGVLNDALKMAHGEYIGVYDADAMPEKNALYFLVRKILENPTRYVAAFGRNKTRNAEQNFLTKCINQEIVVTQRIQHCAIWHLFKIGRIPGTNFIIQSKYVRSIGGWANGALTEDTDISFKIMQSGKLIALAYNSEAFQQEPERLHDYYYQRLRWAKGNYQVVLKNFRHLFDRSNWRVKLETLYYSCTFFWFNAAIVLSDAIFLANVGFWIVHLFNPQVMIPFTFGESNILIAQLLLFNWLLMIILYILQITTAAATQFGQATNKQIWLAFASYFTYSQLFIIVSIHAVISVALDRLLRRDGTKWVKTKRFAD encoded by the coding sequence ATGACCGAGTTTGTAATGATTGTGACCCTGATCTCAATTTGGAGTTCGCTATTAATGTCATCTATTACATTAGGTGGGGCAGTTCACTTTTGGCTTGAGCATAGTAGAAAAATTGTGGATATTGTCCCATTAAAACGATATCCATTAATTACGATTGTTGTTCCCGCTCATAACGAAGCAGTAGTTATTGCGCAGACGACCCAAGCAATCCTTGAATTAAACTATCCAGCAGATAAGGTCGAATTATTAATCTTTGCGGATAATTGCAATGATCAAACTGCTCAACGGGCCCGAACAGTGTTACAGCTTCCAAAATATGAGAAAAGAAAAGCAAAGGTGATAGAACGTCATGGTAGCGGAGGGAAGGCCGGTGTCTTAAACGATGCCCTTAAAATGGCTCATGGTGAATATATTGGTGTTTACGATGCCGATGCAATGCCGGAAAAAAACGCCCTCTATTTCTTAGTACGAAAAATCCTCGAAAATCCAACACGGTACGTTGCAGCATTTGGCCGGAATAAGACACGCAATGCCGAGCAAAACTTTTTAACGAAGTGCATTAATCAAGAAATTGTTGTTACCCAACGGATCCAGCACTGTGCAATTTGGCATTTATTTAAAATTGGCCGGATCCCAGGAACTAACTTTATCATTCAAAGTAAATATGTCCGTTCAATCGGAGGCTGGGCAAATGGAGCCTTAACAGAAGATACTGATATTTCATTTAAGATTATGCAAAGTGGAAAACTAATCGCGTTAGCTTATAATTCGGAAGCTTTTCAACAGGAGCCAGAACGCCTGCATGATTATTACTACCAGCGTTTACGATGGGCAAAAGGAAATTATCAGGTTGTCTTGAAAAATTTTAGGCATCTTTTTGACCGGAGCAATTGGCGAGTAAAGTTAGAAACTCTTTATTATTCCTGTACTTTTTTCTGGTTTAATGCGGCAATTGTTCTTTCTGATGCAATCTTTTTAGCGAACGTAGGTTTTTGGATTGTTCATCTTTTCAATCCACAGGTAATGATTCCCTTTACATTCGGGGAAAGTAACATCCTAATAGCCCAACTTTTGCTTTTTAATTGGTTATTAATGATAATCTTGTATATTTTACAAATTACAACAGCAGCAGCTACGCAATTTGGGCAAGCGACGAATAAGCAAATCTGGTTAGCGTTTGCTTCATACTTTACCTATTCGCAATTATTTATAATTGTTTCGATTCATGCGGTAATCTCAGTTGCACTTGATCGACTATTACGGCGTGACGGGACAAAATGGGTAAAGACTAAGCGGTTTGCTGACTAA
- a CDS encoding ISLre2-like element ISLre2 family transposase, giving the protein MDILTEIEQNLVKSGSLFEAEQIILKGVLELGQVIMQNFLESLDRSLKSQAPANYQVINKQPRTLNFIFGPVTFQRRYYQAGTKKREFYLDQQLKIKPRRRLSPHYLMMMAKIAQTTTMRNTADILNLVFDSGITADSVMHAVHELGNQVAKQTQAKEHQATPRHMPKNLTIEGDAFMIKGKKEAGQLTLVHHYRVYERVANQIINRHDFLSVGHQGRLEARLSDYLDRHYKLAGQTIFLASDAGPGYEPAKLLSLVPQGAHGEYFLDRYHCLQKIEHTLGRHNELAMRAIKAVRHHDQAELTIILDTYESQNLTEKQADDLMRLRKYLQRNWRYILSPQMRGFKDIHLIGSVESSHRAFTYRMKKQGKSWTKQGAKAMIGLIEARMNGELQASLNTILEQLTVLPRVAQTSLLQEMHIRTGEFLRKAPTKPSIGAVQGIIPINTVTSRPMGQLFKALTH; this is encoded by the coding sequence ATGGATATTTTAACAGAAATCGAGCAGAATTTGGTGAAATCAGGCAGTTTATTTGAAGCTGAACAGATTATTTTAAAAGGTGTATTGGAGTTAGGACAAGTAATCATGCAAAACTTTTTGGAAAGCTTAGATCGAAGCTTAAAGTCCCAAGCTCCAGCGAACTATCAAGTAATCAATAAACAGCCACGGACGCTTAATTTTATCTTTGGCCCGGTGACTTTTCAACGACGGTATTATCAGGCTGGGACAAAGAAACGTGAATTTTACTTAGACCAACAATTAAAAATTAAACCACGTCGTCGTTTATCGCCACACTACTTAATGATGATGGCTAAGATTGCCCAAACAACTACAATGCGCAATACTGCCGACATTTTGAACCTTGTATTTGACAGCGGAATTACTGCCGATTCGGTAATGCACGCCGTGCATGAGTTAGGAAATCAGGTAGCTAAACAAACTCAAGCAAAAGAACACCAAGCTACTCCTCGCCATATGCCTAAAAATTTAACTATTGAGGGTGATGCCTTTATGATTAAAGGTAAAAAAGAAGCAGGTCAGCTGACTCTTGTGCACCATTATCGGGTTTATGAGCGAGTAGCTAATCAAATCATTAATCGGCATGACTTTCTCAGTGTTGGGCACCAAGGACGGCTTGAAGCACGACTAAGTGATTATTTAGACCGCCATTATAAGCTTGCCGGTCAAACGATCTTTTTGGCCAGTGACGCTGGCCCAGGTTACGAACCAGCTAAGCTATTAAGTCTAGTTCCTCAAGGTGCACATGGTGAATACTTTCTCGACCGCTATCATTGTTTACAGAAAATTGAACATACTTTAGGCCGGCACAACGAATTAGCCATGCGAGCAATTAAAGCCGTTCGTCATCATGATCAAGCAGAGCTAACAATAATTTTAGATACTTATGAATCACAAAACCTAACGGAAAAACAAGCAGACGACCTAATGCGTTTAAGAAAGTATCTACAGCGAAATTGGCGGTATATCCTCTCACCACAAATGCGTGGATTTAAGGATATTCATTTAATTGGTTCAGTCGAAAGTTCTCACCGGGCTTTTACTTACCGGATGAAGAAACAGGGCAAGTCATGGACTAAGCAGGGGGCTAAAGCCATGATTGGTTTAATTGAAGCCCGAATGAATGGTGAACTGCAAGCTAGTTTAAATACAATCCTAGAACAATTAACAGTTCTTCCTCGAGTGGCTCAAACCAGCCTATTACAGGAAATGCATATTCGAACTGGAGAGTTTCTAAGAAAGGCACCGACAAAGCCGTCAATTGGAGCAGTACAAGGAATAATTCCGATTAACACGGTCACAAGTAGACCAATGGGACAACTTTTTAAGGCACTAACCCACTAA
- a CDS encoding IS30 family transposase, translating to MTYTHLTTNELTIIAHSFVQKLKAYRVAQMTKRCAKTVYRVYRYLETGASIADYQDHYMRNKQRCGRKRTQLSLAELTYINDKIAQGWTPDTIIGRAERPISCNRRTLYRMFERGQFGFDVRSLPMRGKRHPNGYVERRGKAGQLGRSIHERAKDFPYYATEFGHLEADTVQGKKHQGAVMTLTERQSKVEIVLNVHEKTADAINQHLSQWLRKFPRYFFKSITFDNGKEFAGWREIANQFDLHTYFAEVGAPNQRGLNENNNGLLRRDGLTKQLDFRNLPDELVTQLMSKRNNLPRKSLGYRTPYEVFMSYVTDEQLFSF from the coding sequence ATGACTTACACCCATCTTACCACAAACGAGCTGACAATCATCGCCCATTCTTTCGTGCAAAAGCTTAAAGCGTACCGAGTGGCCCAAATGACCAAACGTTGCGCCAAAACCGTTTATCGCGTTTATCGTTACCTGGAAACCGGTGCCTCAATTGCTGATTATCAAGATCACTATATGCGCAATAAGCAACGTTGTGGCCGAAAACGTACTCAGTTGTCACTGGCTGAACTCACTTATATCAACGACAAAATTGCCCAGGGGTGGACGCCTGATACCATTATTGGGCGCGCTGAGCGCCCAATTAGTTGTAACCGGCGAACTCTTTACCGGATGTTTGAACGTGGCCAGTTCGGCTTCGATGTCCGTTCCTTGCCGATGCGAGGTAAGCGGCACCCGAATGGCTATGTCGAGCGCCGTGGGAAGGCTGGCCAATTGGGGCGAAGTATTCACGAGCGTGCCAAGGACTTTCCGTACTATGCCACTGAATTTGGGCACCTTGAAGCTGATACCGTCCAAGGCAAAAAGCACCAAGGGGCGGTAATGACCCTGACCGAACGCCAATCGAAGGTCGAAATTGTACTCAATGTGCACGAAAAGACGGCTGATGCGATTAACCAACACTTAAGTCAGTGGCTTCGGAAATTCCCGCGGTACTTCTTCAAATCGATTACCTTTGACAACGGAAAAGAATTCGCCGGCTGGCGCGAGATTGCCAATCAATTTGACCTTCACACTTACTTTGCCGAGGTTGGTGCTCCCAATCAACGAGGGCTGAACGAAAACAACAACGGTCTTTTACGCCGGGATGGCTTAACGAAACAGCTAGATTTCCGCAATCTTCCTGATGAATTGGTAACCCAACTGATGAGTAAGCGAAATAACCTGCCCCGTAAATCACTAGGCTATCGAACTCCATATGAAGTATTCATGTCTTACGTCACTGATGAGCAACTATTTTCTTTCTAA